A genomic segment from Montipora foliosa isolate CH-2021 chromosome 9, ASM3666993v2, whole genome shotgun sequence encodes:
- the LOC137971586 gene encoding uncharacterized protein, which produces MEVGKMRKLCLAGPEDCQGMPPKLRVKPPKLSDLPSVINPWGNADLPIDILLLTVEECEFLSCISFLEQPFKSYNKEVGLIYFGYIGNASNQEQLKVALKRCSKGSVGPGASSTAAKNAARVLRPKAVFSVGTCSGLSSDKVKLGDVVVSAKLTTADGYKIPVSPHLGDLVKDAPCGWVAPLENPDELEVEVHCDGDILSQTQAARCGCADLHLQYPEAIAVEAEGQGNSFNNEWELS; this is translated from the coding sequence TTGGAAAGATGAGGAAACTTTGTTTGGCTGGCCCAGAAGACTGTCAGGGCATGCCCCCAAAACTCAGGGTGAAGCCACCAAAACTGAGTGATCTTCCAAGTGTCATCAATCCGTGGGGAAATGCTGATCTGCCAATAGATATTTTGCTACTAACAGTGGAGGAGTGTGAGTTCTTAAGTTGTATCTCATTTCTGGAGCAACCTTTCAAGAGCTACAACAAGGAAGTTGGTCTGATATATTTTGGATACATTGGTAATGCTAGTAATCAAGAGCAGCTAAAGGTTGCATTGAAGAGATGTTCTAAAGGATCTGTTGGCCCAGGGGCATCTTCAACAGCAGCAAAAAATGCAGCCAGGGTCTTGAGGCCAAAGGCAGTATTTTCTGTGGGAACTTGCAGTGGTTTAAGTTCAGATAAAGTCAAACTAGGAGATGTAGTTGTATCTGCCAAGTTAACAACAGCAGATGGATACAAAATTCCAGTGAGTCCACATCTTGGTGATCTTGTTAAAGATGCACCCTGTGGGTGGGTTGCTCCTTTGGAAAATCCAGATGAATTGGAGGTTGAGGTGCACTGTGATGGTGATATTTTGAGCCAAACACAGGCAGCGAGATGTGGATGTGCTGATCTTCATTTACAATATCCAGAAGCAATTGCTGTTGAGGCAGAAGGGCAAGGTAATAGTTTTAATAATGAATGGGAATTGTCGTGA
- the LOC137971587 gene encoding uncharacterized protein aq_1476-like translates to MEDLYKSIEAKLQLLTFTNGQTSDAVKKENFASVERLKTTLAKKVDEVHDLKVRVQELRFEEGDDGEEILKWSTDLEEKLSVFEKAIVNLGSKIKTFRSAALENEKKREEDEAAVIREKKFQEEMRFEKEKLEQKLKYEAKIEENRKCQMKEQSINTKLPKLQITRSCWSHGLEQQLTAYPLL, encoded by the exons ATGGAGGACCTTTACAAATCAATAGAGGCAAAACTACAACTTCTCACCTTTACGAATGGACAGACAAGCGACGCGgtgaaaaaggaaaactttGCATCAGTAGAGAGATTGAAAACAACTCTAGCCAAGAAAGTGGACGAAGTTCATGACCTCAAGGTAAGAGTACAAGAATTGAGGTTTGAAGAGGGGGATGACGGAGAAGAAATCTTAAAATGGAGCACAGACCTTGAAGAAAAATTAAGCGTGTTTGAAAAGGCCATTGTCAACCTCGGGTCAAAAATTAAGACGTTCAGGAGCGCGGCGctcgaaaacgaaaagaaaagggAGGAAGATGAAGCAGCTGTAATTAGagaaaagaaatttcaagaagaaatgcgttttgaaaaggaaaaattagagcAGAAACTTAAATACGAGGCGAAAATcgaagaaaatcgaaaatgcCAGATGAAAGAACAATCAATCAACACCAAGCTGCCCAAATTACAAATAACAAG gagctgctggagCCACGGGTTAGAACAACAGTTGACGGCCTACCCTTTACTATAG
- the LOC137971588 gene encoding hyaluronan mediated motility receptor-like — MDEKCTVEIIAPKSENDVLRKTIAYLYEQHKQWSERNKGLVCLANQLHDTIQEVASLEAQNRRLEESLARAENRIAQLSLMASNGNSSQGAIVTPGVSKKILECLSRENTRLKGVIRQMTARASGDAIDLATENCDLHDVIMKLRDDRDGKRQKIQELEKILHNIQDENVDGLKHQNVRLVHEVTELSRKLDVKQVFCETIVTENETLKRTMQSSEGEKMVYVREVKSVIGKSLAAREVMSQVWDEEGNGSNEESDNDDLEENSKTLGGEDVEKRIGKEKGLRMESDTAGLHQQVRDLQRRVEHQHDLEAEKVNTLTAEIEQAKQERNALQQEKEQLQEQTNQIEQIIRDRDAEVKNLKGEVNGLRTSLSKAINAGEVLQKELDESRDENKLMQEALITYERDFKRECDEKRDTMHQLQEMKARLQHEMDKHAELNGRYRELMRRVSSSLGACRARVCPNETSLPDTPQPPRRSVRPVNELKCPVCHRMFPHYLLEDHMRDCSDE, encoded by the coding sequence ATGGACGAAAAATGCACTGTTGAAATTATCGCCCCAAAATCAGAGAACGATGTTTTACGCAAGACAATTGCGTATCTATACGAACAACATAAACAATGGAGTGAACGAAACAAGGGACTCGTATGTCTCGCGAATCAATTACACGACACCATTCAAGAAGTCGCGTCTCTAGAGGCCCAAAATCGACGACTGGAAGAGAGTCTTGCTAGAGCCGAAAATAGAATCGCGCAGTTGAGTTTGATGGCAAGTAACGGAAATTCTTCTCAGGGAGCCATTGTGACGCCTGGAGTGTCAAAAAAGATCTTAGAGTGTCTCAGCCGAGAAAATACAAGGCTTAAAGGGGTCATACGGCAAATGACGGCCAGAGCTTCGGGGGACGCGATCGATTTGGCAACAGAAAATTGCGATCTACACGACGTCATCATGAAATTAAGGGATGATAGAGATGGAAAAAGGCAGAAGATACAGGAACTCGAGAAAATATTGCATAATATTCAAGACGAAAATGTAGATGGTTTAAAGCATCAAAATGTGCGTTTGGTGCACGAAGTCACAGAGCTATCGAGAAAGCTGGACGTCAAGCAAGTATTTTGCGAAACCATCGTCACCGAAAACGAGACTCTAAAAAGAACAATGCAATCGTCAGAGGGCGAAAAGATGGTCTACGTGCGCGAGGTAAAGTCAGTAATCGGGAAATCTCTGGCAGCGCGAGAGGTCATGAGTCAAGTTTGGGACGAAGAGGGCAACGGTTCTAACGAAGAAAGCGACAATGATGACTTGGAAGAAAATAGCAAAACACTTGGAGGTGAAGATGTGGAAAAACGGATAGGGAAAGAGAAAGGTTTGCGAATGGAAAGCGATACTGCCGGGTTACACCAACAGGTCCGAGACTTGCAAAGACGTGTTGAACACCAACACGATCTCGAAGCTGAAAAAGTGAATACGCTGACGGCGGAAATCGAACAAgctaaacaagagagaaacgcCCTGCAACAAGAAAAAGAACAGCTACAAGAGCAGACAAATCAGATCGAACAAATTATCAGGGACCGTGACGCGGAGGTAAAAAATCTCAAAGGAGAAGTGAATGGTTTGCGTACGAGCCTTTCCAAAGCTATTAATGCGGGTGAGGTCTTACAGAAAGAATTGGATGAATCGCGAGATGAAAATAAGTTAATGCAAGAAGCTCTCATAACTTACGAGAGGGATTTTAAAAGAGAATGCGACGAAAAAAGAGATACCATGCATCAACTACAAGAAATGAAGGCAAGACTACAACACGAAATGGACAAACATGCAGAACTGAACGGGCGATACAGAGAATTGATGCGACGAGTATCGTCTTCGCTCGGCGCTTGTCGAGCTCGAGTATGTCCCAACGAGACTTCCCTACCGGATACACCCCAGCCCCCGAGGCGTTCGGTTCGACCAGTTAACGAATTGAAATGCCCCGTTTGCCACCGAATGTTTCCTCATTATTTGTTAGAGGATCACATGAGAGATTGCTCTGACGAATAA